Below is a window of Loktanella sp. M215 DNA.
GCCGGGTGTCGCGCGACAGTGCCGGGATGCGGAACAGGCCCAGCATGACCAGCCCGAACAGGATGATGATCCCGCCGCCCAGATAGTTCAGCTCTGCCCGCCATGTCAGCAACAGCGACCCCAACGCGCTTGCGCCAGCGCCAAGTGCGATGAAGACCGTCGAGAACCCCAGAACGAAGCAGGCGCTCAGCCCCAGGGCTCCAGCGCGGGCGCGTAGTCCGACAGAGGGTGTCGTCCGCAGGCCAGGTTGACCGGCGATATAGGACACATAACCGGGCACCAGAGGCAGCACGCAGGGCGACAGGAACGAAATCGCCCCCGCCACAAACGCTGCAAAAATACCGATGCCAGAGATATCCATGCCTAAGCTTCCTCTGTTGCCACGTGACGCGCGGCCCACCAGAACCCCGCCAATGGTATGACAATCCATTGCAGCACGGGCGACAAGCCTGCATCAAGCACCGGAATGATCGGCATCAGATCCGAGTAGGCCCAAGCGGCCCGGATCACGATATTGAGCCACTCGCTGAACAGGGTATAGCCAAGCCCAAAAGCCACCGCGAGGATCGTCACGCGATGCCGGGTTGCCGCAGCAAAGGGCCAGCCGCTGCCGGTCAGCATCATGGCCAGCATCAGCGCACTCATCCCGATCAGGATGTCGCCGCCGGTGCAGTGAACGGCGGCAAAGACGATCTCGCCCCACGTGCCATCGTTCCAGATGGTATAGAGCGGCATATGCGCGAATTCCCAAATCAGATGCGCCGGGATGATCACTGCGAAATAGCGGCGCAACGCGCCCAACGATATTTGGGAGCCGACGACAGGCGCCGCCGCGAGCGCTCTCGCACTCATTGAAAGATACCGGAAACTCGATCCCACCAACCGGATTCACGCTGCCGGTGCTGACCATTGCTGATCAACTCGCTGACATACAGGATCAGGTTCACCTTGCTGAACTCCATGCCGTGAAACTTGCCCGCAAGGCGTCCCCCGGTGTCGATGACATGGGTCACAGCACCATGGACCATGGTACCCATTTCCGCCGTCATCGTGAATTCCAGCCCATAGTCCTTGGCCAACCGCCGTGTGGCATCGTCGGGCTGGTCCGGGGTCTTGGTCAGTATGACCCAGTTGCTGGTATCAAGGCCGTGCAGATCGGCGTAATCGCGCAGGATATCCGGCGTGTCGTTGACCGGATCGGTCGTAATCGTAATGAACTGAACGCGATCCTTCATCGGGCCATCGTTGATGGACGCCTGTATTGCCGCGATTTTTTCGGAATGCAGCGGGCAGACGTCGGGGCAACTGGCGTAGATAAAGTTCAGAACAACGATCTTGTCGTCAAAGTCCGACAGGCTGACTGGCTTACCGTCAGCGTCCTGCAAGGCAAATGGCGGGGCCGCAGCGTCGATGATCTGGAAATATTGCTCCATCTCCATCATGCGGGCATCGAGGTTCTCGCCCGGATGGTTGGCCAAGGCCGGTGTGGAAGCCGCTGCAGTAAGGGCAGCCAAGGCGGCGCGCCGCGTCAGAGTATTCAATGTTTCGTCCTTTGGTTTTGCGCCCTGCCGACCCAGAAATGGGCGAGGCAATCGTAGGCTTCAGCGCTCAGATTTACGGCGTGGTTTTATCATGAGCACAGGTCGCGCAGTCGGAGCCTTATCGGGTGTATAGAAGACCGAAAGCATCAATCAGGTGACGGCATGTCAGTCGATTTTGAACAACTCTTGCCGGGGCCGCCCTTCATGCACAAACCCAGTCCACACATCGCGGCACAGGGTGCAAAAGAAATAATCAGTGGCGCTACACCGATCGCAGTCAGCCATCCCCAGTTCATGGCCATACCGCTGCCAACGATGGCTGCAGCACCCGCAAAGATCAGCCGCTTGCGCGTCATCCATTGCAGCGGTGCAGGACCTGCAGGGGTCTCGGGCTTTGCAGGCAGACTTTGGGATATATCCGTCATTTCAGTTCTCCTCTCGATGTTGCGTAGGTAGTCCTTCCAGCAACGGGAAGGTCAAGGCTTGGGTTTGCATTTATTGCGGCGGTTCGATGTAGCCTTTCAGGAAGTTGACCATCTCCTGGTCGTCCCATTCCGCGGGGCCGACCAGACGGCCGAGTTCTTGCCCCTTGGCGTCGATCAGGATCGTGGTCGGCAATCCTACGGTGCGCAGCGCTGTCGCCGATAGCATCGTCTTGTCGACATACATGCCCAGATGCGTCACCCCGATCTCGTCATAGAACCGGCGCACGGGGGGCACACCCGCCCGGTCGATCGACAACGGCACGACCTCGAAACGGTCGCTGCCAAGGCTCGCTTGCAGCGCGTCCAACGTGGGCATTTCTTCACGACAGGGGACGCACCACGTGGCCCAGACGTTCAGCAAGATCACTTTGCCTTGAAAGTCCGCCATCTCCATCCGGGTGCCGTCTTCGGTGACGAAACGCACATTGGCGACCTCCTGCGGTTCGTCGTGAACGGCAAACCCCTGCGGGGCCGCGACAGCGGCACCAGCTGAGGCCAGGAAAAGGGCGGCTGCCAGCTTAAAAGAACTCATTGGGATACCTCTTTGGGGGCGGATGTTTGGAGCCGCCGCACAATAGGCAGCAGCGTGTCATTCAAAATGGCCTGCGAGATGGGACCGACATGACGGTAGGCAATCGTGCCATCGGCGGCGACGATGTAAGTTTCAGGCACGCCGTATACGCCCCATTCGATTCCGGCGCGCCCATCGCGGTCGGCACCGATGCGGGCATAGGGATCACCCAACTCATCCAGCCAGGCGCGGGCCTGTTCCGGCGGGTCTTTGTAATTAATACCATACAGCGGCACTTCGCCCGTTGTGCTGAACGCCATAAAGACCGGATGTTCGGCGCGGCAAGGTACACACCATGACGCAAACACATTGACGATCGACACATGGCCGGCAAGGTCCTGTGTCGATAGTCCATCGTCGCGAC
It encodes the following:
- a CDS encoding SCO family protein yields the protein MNTLTRRAALAALTAAASTPALANHPGENLDARMMEMEQYFQIIDAAAPPFALQDADGKPVSLSDFDDKIVVLNFIYASCPDVCPLHSEKIAAIQASINDGPMKDRVQFITITTDPVNDTPDILRDYADLHGLDTSNWVILTKTPDQPDDATRRLAKDYGLEFTMTAEMGTMVHGAVTHVIDTGGRLAGKFHGMEFSKVNLILYVSELISNGQHRQRESGWWDRVSGIFQ
- a CDS encoding TlpA family protein disulfide reductase; protein product: MSSFKLAAALFLASAGAAVAAPQGFAVHDEPQEVANVRFVTEDGTRMEMADFQGKVILLNVWATWCVPCREEMPTLDALQASLGSDRFEVVPLSIDRAGVPPVRRFYDEIGVTHLGMYVDKTMLSATALRTVGLPTTILIDAKGQELGRLVGPAEWDDQEMVNFLKGYIEPPQ
- a CDS encoding DsbE family thiol:disulfide interchange protein, encoding MTKTPAQEPVSRRGISVLIVVPILALALLATFAWGLLNGPSTLPSALIGKQVPTFALPPVLGRDDGLSTQDLAGHVSIVNVFASWCVPCRAEHPVFMAFSTTGEVPLYGINYKDPPEQARAWLDELGDPYARIGADRDGRAGIEWGVYGVPETYIVAADGTIAYRHVGPISQAILNDTLLPIVRRLQTSAPKEVSQ